From Vibrio splendidus, a single genomic window includes:
- a CDS encoding helix-turn-helix domain-containing protein, giving the protein MSEFSQLLRNFRKELQFTQTEFATYLNQLDDEFNAVDVVTINRWENSKVKPSTYKALKILQYLGGDLFETIKSFKSEQKDTLIELFLNESYGSFQSRISALSGLNQQQGERNFKSLPLMSEPCDTGVIDRIKLLSKFTKVDISPLDQIDLYLYYCEKKAHGHKLINTDGDIVSHNVGFFFEEHQFDNLKTQELDLRIACSLNSSKSINYFNISSHSETKYHVIEHIVSDIQLLSQNENIKRYSVLVKDPNMMKLLKGVGFEVFKFSEPSAKKCNITFKNKHYSYCILTIDKIDYLTNRNVMSLIKDEYSTMMKFPQLLREARKKLKLTQKDFAAYINHLDDEFSSVDVVTINRWENSKVKPSNYKALKLLDCLGLDLYITLKSFDSEDNEDSALLEDFLRERFFSFQSRISSITKGEIEEGCDCQIMPLMTDQNDKAVIDRIKLISQYTKMDPSALDTIDLFLYCSEKKAHGRKMVDVNGDIVSHSLGFFFNEEVFEQYQNKHLHIKQACSLDSNHNLNYIVVSGHSEKREQSIANLISDMKLLARNTKIKKYSMIIKNPSALELMKNIGFEIYKFSEPTGQKSNITFKNKNYRYCVLTIDKIELLSNKNVIAFINKYG; this is encoded by the coding sequence ATGAGTGAGTTTTCACAGTTGTTACGTAACTTCAGAAAGGAACTTCAATTTACACAAACAGAGTTTGCAACCTACTTAAATCAGCTGGACGATGAGTTTAATGCGGTTGACGTCGTAACGATAAATCGTTGGGAAAACAGTAAGGTAAAACCTAGTACATACAAAGCACTCAAGATCTTACAGTACCTTGGCGGAGATTTGTTTGAGACAATAAAGAGCTTTAAGTCCGAACAAAAAGACACACTAATCGAACTGTTTTTAAACGAATCCTATGGCTCATTTCAAAGTAGAATTTCAGCTCTATCAGGCCTGAATCAACAACAAGGCGAACGCAACTTTAAGTCACTACCTTTAATGTCAGAGCCGTGTGACACTGGCGTTATCGACAGAATCAAACTACTTTCTAAATTCACAAAAGTCGATATTTCGCCACTGGACCAAATTGATTTATATCTCTATTACTGTGAGAAAAAAGCACATGGTCACAAGCTGATCAATACAGATGGCGACATTGTGAGTCACAACGTAGGCTTTTTCTTTGAAGAGCATCAATTCGATAATTTAAAGACTCAAGAGCTAGATCTAAGAATTGCTTGCTCTTTAAATTCAAGCAAAAGCATAAATTATTTTAATATAAGCTCACACTCAGAGACAAAATATCATGTTATTGAGCATATAGTTTCAGATATACAGTTACTTTCTCAGAATGAAAATATAAAAAGATACTCTGTTTTAGTAAAAGACCCCAACATGATGAAACTCTTGAAGGGCGTGGGGTTTGAAGTATTTAAATTTTCAGAACCTTCTGCTAAAAAATGTAATATCACATTCAAAAATAAACATTATAGCTACTGTATATTAACGATTGACAAAATAGACTATCTGACTAATCGGAATGTAATGTCACTAATCAAAGATGAATATTCTACCATGATGAAATTTCCGCAATTACTACGCGAAGCGCGCAAAAAATTGAAGTTAACGCAAAAGGATTTTGCGGCATACATTAATCACTTAGATGATGAGTTCAGTTCTGTAGATGTCGTAACGATAAATCGATGGGAAAATAGCAAAGTAAAGCCAAGTAATTACAAAGCCCTAAAGCTATTGGACTGCCTTGGTCTGGACTTGTATATAACGTTGAAATCCTTTGATTCAGAAGATAACGAAGACAGTGCACTACTTGAAGACTTCCTTCGTGAGAGGTTCTTTTCGTTTCAAAGCCGAATATCATCTATCACTAAAGGGGAGATAGAAGAAGGCTGCGACTGTCAGATCATGCCATTGATGACAGATCAGAATGACAAAGCAGTAATAGATAGAATAAAGCTGATTTCGCAATATACAAAGATGGATCCTTCAGCCCTTGATACTATCGATCTGTTTCTCTATTGCAGTGAAAAAAAGGCGCATGGCAGAAAAATGGTCGATGTTAATGGCGATATTGTTAGTCATAGCCTAGGTTTTTTCTTCAACGAAGAGGTATTCGAGCAATACCAAAATAAGCATCTACATATTAAGCAAGCCTGCTCTTTAGATTCTAATCATAACTTAAATTACATTGTGGTTAGCGGTCACTCTGAGAAGCGCGAACAATCTATTGCGAACCTAATTTCCGATATGAAGCTTCTTGCAAGAAATACTAAGATTAAAAAGTATTCCATGATCATAAAGAACCCAAGTGCATTGGAACTTATGAAGAACATCGGATTTGAAATATATAAGTTTTCAGAACCAACAGGACAAAAGTCGAACATCACCTTCAAAAACAAAAACTACCGCTATTGCGTACTTACTATCGACAAGATTGAATTACTGAGTAACAAGAATGTTATCGCATTCATTAATAAATATGGTTAA